From Sporosarcina sp. Te-1, the proteins below share one genomic window:
- a CDS encoding ethanolamine ammonia-lyase subunit EutB translates to MNLSTVLGGERYVFTDLKEVLAKANEEKSGDRLAGIAAETVQERIAAKAVVSELLVSDIRNNPLIPVETDEVSRIIEGDINEKVYSEIKNWSIAELREYILSNDVGDRELKRLSRGLTSEVIAAVTKLMSNLDLVHAANKIEILSTCNITIGQKGTLSSRLQPNHPTDNIDGIIASLKEGLSFGIGDAVIGINPVDDSVESVKRILHATKDFINEWEIPTQNCVLAHVTTQMKAIQQGAPADMIFQSIAGTEKAHRSFGISAELIEEARDLALKQGTGTGPQVMYFETGQGSELSAEAHYGIDQLTLESRNYGFARHYDPYIVNTVVGFIGPEYLYNSKQVIRAGLEDHFMGKLHGIPMGVDICYTNHIKADQNDIEDLSVLLSAAGVNFIIAAPMGDDVMLNYQSMSYHDVATLLQTLGKTPAPEYLKWLEKMGIYENGKLSARAGDATLFNR, encoded by the coding sequence CGAATGAGGAAAAATCGGGCGACCGATTAGCCGGCATTGCAGCAGAGACGGTCCAAGAACGGATCGCAGCCAAAGCGGTCGTTAGCGAATTGCTGGTGAGCGATATTCGCAACAATCCACTTATTCCCGTTGAAACAGATGAAGTGTCCCGAATCATTGAGGGTGATATCAACGAAAAAGTATATAGCGAAATTAAAAACTGGAGCATTGCAGAGCTGCGCGAATACATTCTGAGCAATGATGTAGGCGACCGTGAATTAAAACGGCTCAGCCGAGGATTGACTTCTGAAGTCATTGCGGCTGTGACGAAGCTTATGTCTAACCTTGATCTCGTCCATGCGGCGAATAAAATTGAGATTTTGTCTACATGCAATATTACGATCGGTCAAAAAGGGACGCTTTCCTCCCGTTTGCAGCCGAACCATCCGACAGACAATATAGATGGCATCATCGCTTCTCTGAAGGAAGGTTTATCATTTGGAATCGGTGATGCGGTCATCGGTATCAATCCGGTCGATGATTCCGTTGAAAGCGTCAAACGCATTTTGCATGCGACGAAAGATTTTATTAACGAGTGGGAAATCCCGACACAAAACTGTGTCCTTGCCCATGTGACAACACAAATGAAAGCAATCCAGCAAGGAGCTCCTGCCGATATGATTTTCCAAAGTATCGCAGGAACGGAAAAAGCACATCGATCCTTCGGTATTTCAGCGGAGTTGATTGAGGAAGCCCGGGATCTTGCGTTGAAACAAGGGACGGGTACAGGTCCTCAAGTGATGTACTTCGAAACGGGCCAAGGGTCTGAACTGTCAGCGGAGGCGCATTACGGTATTGACCAGCTTACATTGGAATCCAGAAACTATGGTTTCGCCAGACATTATGATCCATACATCGTCAACACGGTTGTTGGATTTATCGGGCCGGAATATTTGTATAACAGCAAACAGGTCATCCGGGCAGGGCTTGAAGACCATTTTATGGGCAAATTGCACGGCATTCCGATGGGCGTCGATATTTGTTATACGAACCATATCAAGGCCGACCAAAACGATATTGAGGACTTGAGTGTGCTGTTATCGGCTGCCGGTGTGAACTTCATTATCGCGGCACCGATGGGCGATGATGTCATGCTGAATTATCAATCGATGAGTTATCACGATGTCGCGACACTTCTTCAGACGCTTGGAAAGACTCCAGCACCTGAGTACTTGAAATGGCTTGAAAAGATGGGCATTTATGAAAATGGCAAGCTGAGCGCACGTGCGGGCGATGCCACGTTGTTTAACCGATAG
- the eutC gene encoding ethanolamine ammonia-lyase subunit EutC, whose translation MNEQLIEQITKMVVEKLQETKGLSETRKSDETMPVNLFAITPVGRAVTVENPETGPAGAVTFHRTAEQKQPAATPSKITATEACKKQDTKKQSDGKETELAELRKKTPARVGVGRAGSRPKTKTWLQFRLDHAAAVDAVYGEVPDELLSRLDLFQVHSKVADKEEYIRRPDLGRRLSDESKQTVMEKCKKGPTVQIVASNGLSAKAIEENLEDVYLSLEQSLRNLNIDMGTTFYVDKGRVALMDEIGEMLQPDVVVMLIGERPGLVSAESLSAYLCYQPRIGTIEADRMVISNIHKGGIPPVEAGAYLGTVIQKVLKYEASGVSLVNKEG comes from the coding sequence TTGAATGAACAGCTGATTGAACAAATAACCAAAATGGTCGTAGAAAAACTTCAGGAAACGAAGGGGTTGTCTGAAACCCGGAAGTCGGATGAAACAATGCCGGTCAATCTCTTTGCAATAACACCTGTTGGCCGGGCAGTCACAGTGGAAAATCCAGAAACGGGACCAGCCGGAGCGGTGACCTTCCACCGTACTGCGGAACAGAAACAGCCTGCTGCTACTCCTTCCAAAATTACAGCCACTGAGGCGTGTAAGAAGCAGGACACAAAGAAGCAGTCGGATGGCAAGGAAACAGAATTGGCTGAGCTTCGCAAGAAAACGCCGGCTCGTGTGGGTGTCGGCAGAGCCGGTTCGCGTCCGAAAACAAAAACATGGCTTCAATTCCGGTTGGACCATGCGGCAGCCGTCGATGCGGTATACGGTGAAGTGCCGGATGAATTACTGAGCCGGCTCGATCTGTTCCAAGTCCATTCTAAAGTGGCGGATAAGGAAGAATATATTCGGCGTCCTGATTTGGGCAGAAGGTTATCGGATGAATCGAAACAGACAGTAATGGAGAAATGCAAGAAGGGGCCGACGGTTCAAATCGTCGCATCCAATGGATTAAGTGCAAAAGCGATAGAAGAGAACTTGGAGGATGTCTATTTATCTCTCGAACAGTCCCTCCGCAACTTGAACATCGACATGGGAACGACCTTCTACGTTGATAAAGGAAGGGTCGCCTTGATGGACGAAATCGGCGAAATGTTGCAGCCTGATGTCGTCGTCATGTTAATCGGCGAACGCCCTGGTCTCGTGTCAGCGGAGTCGTTGAGCGCCTATCTTTGTTATCAACCGCGCATCGGCACGATCGAAGCGGATCGGATGGTCATTTCCAACATCCATAAGGGGGGCATCCCGCCGGTGGAAG